One window of the Pyrus communis chromosome 17, drPyrComm1.1, whole genome shotgun sequence genome contains the following:
- the LOC137722759 gene encoding ammonium transporter 1 member 2-like, translating to MATLTCTASDLAPLLTTATTALNATALSEFLCGRFNTISTKFADTTYAVDNTYLLFSAYLVFAMQLGFAMLCAGSVRAKNTMNIMLTNVLDAAAGALSYYLFGFAFAFGAPSNAFIGRHFFGLRDFPSVSGGDYSFFLYQWAFAIAAAGITSGSIAERTQFVAYLIYSSFLTGFVYPVVSHWFWSADGWASPTRSDNLLFGSGSIDFAGSGVVHMVGGIAGLWGAVIEGPRIGRFDRTGRSVALRGHSASLVVLGTFLLWFGWYGFNPGSFLTILKSYGDGGTYYGQWSAIGRTAVTTTLAGCTAALTTLFSKRLLVGHWNVLDVCNGLLGGFAAITSGCSVVEPWAAIVCGFVAAWVLIGCNKVAEKLKYDDPLEAAQLHGGCGAWGLIFTGLFATEKYVNEVYSGRSGRPYGLFMGGGGRLLAAQIVQILVVAGWVSATMGPLFYGLHKLKLLRISREDETQGMDMTRHGGFAYVYHDEDDPSIKPEFMMRRVEPVNDASPA from the coding sequence ATGGCCACTCTGACCTGCACAGCCTCCGACTTAGCCCCACTTCTCACCACCGCCACTACCGCCCTCAATGCCACAGCCCTCTCCGAATTCCTCTGCGGCCGCTTTAACACAATCTCCACCAAATTCGCTGACACCACTTACGCAGTCGACAACACTTACCTCCTCTTCTCCGCCTACCTTGTCTTCGCCATGCAGCTCGGCTTCGCCATGCTATGCGCCGGCTCCGTTCGTGCCAAGAACACCATGAATATCATGCTCACCAACGTCCTTGATGCCGCTGCCGGTGCCCTCTCCTATTACCTCTTCGGCTTTGCCTTTGCCTTCGGCGCTCCCTCCAACGCCTTCATCGGCCGACACTTCTTCGGCCTCCGAGACTTCCCCTCTGTATCCGGAGGAGACTACAGCTTCTTCCTCTACCAATGGGCTTTTGCCATAGCCGCCGCTGGCATCACCAGCGGCTCTATCGCTGAGAGAACGCAATTCGTCGCTTACCTCATTTACTCTTCTTTCCTAACCGGTTTTGTCTACCCGGTCGTGTCTCATTGGTTTTGGTCCGCTGACGGATGGGCCAGTCCAACCCGTTCCGATAACTTACTATTTGGCTCCGGTTCAATTGATTTTGCCGGTTCGGGTGTGGTCCACATGGTTGGAGGCATAGCCGGTTTATGGGGCGCCGTGATCGAAGGCCCGAGAATTGGCAGATTTGATCGAACCGGCCGATCTGTGGCCTTGCGGGGTCACAGCGCATCCCTAGTCGTTCTCGGTACGTTCTTGCTTTGGTTCGGGTGGTACGGGTTCAACCCCGGTTCATTTCTCACGATTTTGAAGAGTTACGGCGATGGTGGTACTTATTACGGTCAATGGAGTGCCATTGGTAGGACAGCTGTCACAACGACATTGGCTGGCTGCACAGCCGCTCTCACTACCTTGTTCAGCAAGCGATTACTGGTGGGTCATTGGAACGTGCTCGACGTTTGTAACGGTCTGTTGGGTGGTTTTGCCGCGATCACCTCCGGGTGCTCGGTGGTGGAACCGTGGGCGGCAATCGTGTGCGGGTTCGTGGCCGCATGGGTTTTGATAGGATGCAACAAGGTGGCGGAGAAGCTAAAATACGATGATCCATTGGAGGCTGCCCAGTTGCATGGTGGATGTGGAGCTTGGGGGCTGATATTCACAGGGTTGTTTGCAACAGAAAAATATGTGAATGAGGTGTACTCCGGCAGGTCAGGGCGCCCGTATGGGTTGTTTATGGGTGGTGGTGGGAGGCTGTTGGCGGCGCAAATTGTGCAGATTTTGGTGGTGGCAGGGTGGGTCAGTGCTACCATGGGCCCGCTGTTCTATGGGCTTCATAAGTTGAAGTTATTGAGGATCTCAAGGGAGGATGAGACTCAAGGGATGGATATGACAAGGCATGGTGGATTTGCTTATGTTTACCATGATGAAGATGATCCGTCCATTAAACCTGAGTTTATGATGCGGAGGGTTGAGCCTGTTAATGATGCCAGTCCTGCATAA